Proteins encoded together in one Chitinophaga sp. LS1 window:
- a CDS encoding GntR family transcriptional regulator, which yields MEFKESQAIYLQIADHICEQILLEKWKAEDRLPSVRELAVQTEVNPNTVMRTCEYLQQYEIIYNKRGIGYFVASDAMKRIKQLKKERFMENELPQFFRNIYLLDIELDELKTHYEKYKRSHFR from the coding sequence ATGGAATTTAAAGAATCACAGGCTATATATCTGCAGATTGCGGATCATATATGCGAACAGATCTTGTTGGAAAAGTGGAAAGCAGAGGACCGGCTGCCATCCGTGAGGGAACTTGCAGTGCAAACGGAAGTCAACCCAAATACGGTGATGCGGACCTGTGAATATTTGCAGCAATATGAGATCATCTATAATAAAAGAGGGATTGGCTATTTCGTAGCGTCGGATGCGATGAAGCGGATTAAACAGCTGAAGAAGGAACGGTTCATGGAGAATGAGCTGCCGCAGTTCTTTCGGAATATCTACTTGCTGGATATAGAGCTGGATGAGCTGAAGACGCATTATGAGAAGTATAAGCGTTCACATTTCAGGTAA
- a CDS encoding ATP-binding cassette domain-containing protein has translation MITIQDLHFHYKKGRPLFEGLNLELEAGHVYGLMGKNGAGKSSLLKQIAGLLFPKSGVCTVMGYESRLRQPAFLSKLFLVPEEFYLPQVTINRYVNTYAPFYPNFDTKAFQQYLDEFQIPRDQRLTDMSYGQKKKVIISFGLAANTKCLIMDEPTNGLDIPSKSQFRKVIAAAVNEEKCIVISTHQVRDLDNLIDSIVVIDNHKIIFKQDVETVAERLSFRSVKRLEEADLVLFAESTGLGHSIITENAGGVPGRLDMELLFNAVLEPSGRINQLF, from the coding sequence ATGATAACTATCCAAGATCTTCATTTCCACTACAAAAAGGGTAGGCCATTGTTTGAGGGGTTGAACCTGGAGCTGGAAGCTGGTCACGTTTACGGTCTGATGGGCAAAAACGGGGCAGGAAAATCCAGTTTGCTGAAGCAGATAGCCGGGCTACTCTTTCCAAAAAGTGGGGTATGTACGGTAATGGGGTATGAATCCCGCCTCCGTCAGCCAGCATTCCTCAGCAAACTTTTTTTGGTGCCTGAAGAGTTTTACCTGCCACAGGTGACCATCAACCGTTATGTGAACACCTATGCACCTTTTTATCCCAACTTTGACACAAAAGCTTTTCAGCAGTACCTGGATGAATTCCAGATTCCCCGCGACCAGCGACTCACTGACATGAGTTATGGACAAAAGAAAAAGGTTATCATCAGTTTTGGTCTGGCAGCCAATACCAAATGCCTGATTATGGATGAACCGACGAATGGCCTGGATATCCCGTCCAAGAGCCAGTTCCGCAAAGTGATTGCCGCTGCGGTGAATGAAGAGAAGTGTATTGTGATATCCACACATCAGGTAAGGGACCTGGATAACCTGATTGATAGTATTGTGGTGATCGACAATCATAAGATCATTTTCAAACAGGATGTGGAAACTGTGGCGGAGCGACTGAGTTTCAGAAGTGTGAAGCGACTCGAAGAAGCAGATCTTGTATTGTTCGCAGAAAGTACCGGATTAGGTCATTCTATCATCACTGAAAATGCAGGTGGCGTACCAGGTAGACTGGATATGGAACTGCTCTTTAATGCCGTACTGGAGCCCTCCGGACGGATTAACCAACTCTTTTAA